The genomic DNA TTTATCTCGGATAATTTTATTGAGGATATCACCTGTGACGGGCTTGGCCCCATATTTATCGAACACAAGATCTTCAAAGGGCTCAAATCTGTCGTCGGTTTTGATCAGGAGGCTGCACTTGATGATTTCTGTATTAAGCTTGCAGAAAAATCGCGTCGCCCGATTACGTACCGGAATCCAATCGTTGATGCGACCCTTCCGGACGGATCACGTATCAATATCGTCTATTCAACGGAGATCAGCCGGCAGGGGAGTAACTTTACCATTCGTAAAGCGATGGATGATGTCATCTCCATCACCAAGCTGGTCGAATTTGGAACCTGTAGTTATGCACTTGCGGCATATCTCTGGATCTGCATTGAGAACGGAATGTCCCTTTTCATGTCCGGCGAGACGGCATCCGGCAAGACAACCTCAATGAATGCTCTTACAACCTTCATCTCCCCTGAGTCAAAGATCGTCAGTATCGAGGACACTCCGGAACTTATCATCCCTCATAAAAACTGGACCCGTGAAGTATCCAAAGGAAAAGGAAAAGGTGAAGGTGAAGGTTCAGATGTTACCATGTTCGATCTCCTTCGTGCTGCACTTCGTCAGCGTCCAAACATGATCATGGTCGGAGAGATCCGTGGAGTGGAAGGAGCAGTCGCATTCGGTGCCATGCAGACCGGCCACCCGGTGATGAGTACATTCCACGCAGCAACGGTGGAGAAACTGATTCAGCGTCTTACCGGTGACCCCATTCTTATCCCCAAGACCTTCATTGATAACCTCAACCTGGTGGTCATTCAAAGTGCAGTCCGGCGGCCTGATGGAGCGATGGTCAGACGTCAGCTGAATGTTTCTGAACTGGTCGGATATGATGCACAAAGTGGAGGTTTCTCCTTTGTTGAGGTCTTTACCTGGGACCCGGTCACTGATACGCACGAATTTACCGGTAAAGGTTCAAGCTATCTTCTGGAAAACAAGATCGCAACCATGCTTGGTATTCCTGAGCATAAAAAGGCGCAAATGTACATGGAAGTAGAAAAACGTGCTAAGATCCTGGAACGGCTTCATAAAGCAGGATATACTGACTTTATCGAACTCTTTCTGATGATAACAAAATTGAAAAAACAGGGACTTCTCAATATCGATATCTGATCCATGGCATTTGAGGGTTTTTTAGATAAACTGCGTGCGTCCAACCAGGGAAAATTACCCTTTGAGGATTTGTATGCGACGATTTATGCAAAACTCTACAAATTTTTCATAGAAGACAAGTACATGGGTTCAGATCTTCTGTTCATGCTGACGTACATGGCAGCGATCATCAGTGCCGATGCGTCACGTCCTGAAATTTTTGCATATACCGGAGCACGATCTGAATATGTCTCTACAAAATATATCCGCCGCGCTGATCTCCTGGTGAAACGATGGGGGTACAGTTATGTTGAAGCGCTCTCCAATGTCGCGAAGAAGATAGAGAATGAGATGCTCTTCTCCATGGTGAACCGGTATGCAAATGCAATTGAGTCAGGTGTTCCTGACAGCGATTATCTGAAACGTGAACTTGAAACTATCAGAAATATCTACAAATCGAGTTATGAACAGGGCATTGAGATGCTCAAAAAATGGGGTGATGCATATATTTCGATGCTCTTCTCAGGTGCCCTTGTCGGGATTATCATCATGGTCTCCATTGCCATTTACGCACCTGATAATATCCAGGGCACCTTGATGACCTCTTATGTCCTCATCGGTGGAATTTCCATATTGGGCATTGTAACCATGTATAAAGCGGTTCCGGCCGATCCTAAGACACACCGACTCTTGCAGGGAT from Methanospirillum hungatei JF-1 includes the following:
- a CDS encoding type II/IV secretion system ATPase subunit: MSRLQIQGKIPFQEAESHDTEECILNPESCALYRMLPANAKEYARNYPHLLEYLHIFPVDEFGIPLFFSELKRDLKGIKDPNLIYPAKPPIFIHIFFDPNDVRNFYIPIEPSFMHNIGRLLPAIEYRLVDLLDALEEDPVTPEERTAVLKRLLRQVMYIKKAGEAIDPSLLKIEGPKGFGDKLKSFLTTDLTAKEEPGAERLFADVPHLSDGRIIVSPQEFEAIEYQMIRDKIDVGLLYPFISDNFIEDITCDGLGPIFIEHKIFKGLKSVVGFDQEAALDDFCIKLAEKSRRPITYRNPIVDATLPDGSRINIVYSTEISRQGSNFTIRKAMDDVISITKLVEFGTCSYALAAYLWICIENGMSLFMSGETASGKTTSMNALTTFISPESKIVSIEDTPELIIPHKNWTREVSKGKGKGEGEGSDVTMFDLLRAALRQRPNMIMVGEIRGVEGAVAFGAMQTGHPVMSTFHAATVEKLIQRLTGDPILIPKTFIDNLNLVVIQSAVRRPDGAMVRRQLNVSELVGYDAQSGGFSFVEVFTWDPVTDTHEFTGKGSSYLLENKIATMLGIPEHKKAQMYMEVEKRAKILERLHKAGYTDFIELFLMITKLKKQGLLNIDI